Proteins encoded by one window of Lutibacter sp. A64:
- a CDS encoding YgaP family membrane protein, producing the protein MKSRLMNIIPGAFILISLALAVYVNENWLWFTAFVGANLFQRGFTKWCLLEIILGKLGVKD; encoded by the coding sequence ATGAAATCAAGATTAATGAATATTATTCCTGGAGCTTTTATATTAATTAGTTTAGCTCTTGCCGTTTATGTAAATGAAAATTGGCTTTGGTTTACCGCATTTGTAGGTGCAAATTTATTTCAACGTGGATTTACAAAATGGTGCTTACTAGAAATTATTTTAGGTAAATTAGGGGTTAAAGATTAA
- a CDS encoding efflux RND transporter permease subunit — MKEGLAGGIAKVFMNSKLTILLMIMFMVIGVYSSFLIPREEEPQIDVPIADVFVSYPGASSVEVESRVVKPLEKIVSNIKGIEYVYSTSMNEQAMLIVQFYVGEDIERSFVKLYNEIMKHMDQMPQGVSMPLVKTRAIDDVPMLALTLWSETYDDYQLKQVASELTSEIEKINDVAITKAIGGRNRQVRVVLDKDKMAESGLDMLSVTQKIQANNQQLTSGSFDNNNTEYLVNTGNFLTNVEDVENLVVGVQQNMPVYLKQIATITDGPEIPKEYVSFGYGKANELSETYASEYPAVTISIGKRKGADAMKISEKILDKVEHLRQDLLPDDVHMTVTRNYGETASHKVSELLMHLIGSILAVTIVVMLAMGWRGGLVVFLSVPITFAMTLFSYYMLDYTLNRITLFALVFVTGIVVDDSIIIAENMHRHFKMKRLPFKQAALYAINEVGNPTILATFTVIASVLPMAFVSGLMGPYMSPMPIGASIAMIISLFVALTITPYLGFYILREKDKQEEKKEQGVETTFIFKLYNKLEKPLLENKKKRWLFLGLTSLLLLASMALFYTKGVAVKMLPFDNKNEFQVVVDMPEGTTLENTSAVTREIANYLSQRPEVDNYQSFVGTSAPITFNGLVRHYDLRGGSNMADIQVNLIDKEERSEQSHDVAKKLRADIQEIGKRFNANVKLVEVPPGPPVMSTIVAEVYGPDYKEQINIAKQLKGIVSTTNDIVDVDDMIEADQTEFNFVIDKEKAMLNGVAPQQIVATLKMALSEQPISALYNETANDQVGLVLALDEKEKSSINDIKQLKVISQMGVAIPVGDLIKVEEKVREKSIYRKNQKRVVYVIADMAGKLESPVYGILNMSDRLDEIEVPTGYTLNEEFNQQPVHEDNYTVKWDGEWQITYEVFRDLGAAFAVAIFVIYLLIVGWFQNFKAPLVMLVAIPLSMVGIIVGHWLMGAFFTATSMIGMIALAGIMVRNSVLLIDFIELRLQDGIPLKQAVIEAGAVRTTPILLTAGTVVIGAFVILFDPIFQGLAISLMGGTITATVLTLLVVPLVYYMTEKHKYPEK; from the coding sequence ATGAAAGAAGGATTAGCTGGCGGTATAGCCAAAGTATTTATGAATTCAAAATTAACTATTTTGTTAATGATTATGTTTATGGTCATTGGTGTATATAGTTCATTTTTAATTCCAAGAGAAGAAGAACCACAAATAGACGTGCCAATTGCAGATGTTTTTGTAAGTTATCCAGGTGCAAGTTCTGTTGAGGTTGAATCTAGAGTAGTAAAACCACTAGAAAAAATTGTTTCAAATATTAAAGGAATAGAATATGTGTATTCTACTTCAATGAATGAACAAGCAATGTTAATTGTACAATTTTATGTTGGTGAAGATATTGAACGTTCGTTTGTAAAGCTTTATAACGAAATTATGAAGCATATGGATCAAATGCCGCAAGGTGTTTCTATGCCATTAGTAAAAACAAGAGCAATAGATGATGTTCCAATGTTGGCTTTAACATTATGGAGTGAAACGTATGATGATTACCAATTAAAACAAGTTGCTAGCGAATTAACTAGTGAAATTGAAAAAATTAATGATGTTGCCATTACCAAAGCAATTGGTGGTAGAAATAGACAAGTGCGTGTTGTTTTAGATAAAGATAAAATGGCAGAAAGTGGCTTGGATATGTTAAGTGTTACTCAAAAAATTCAAGCAAATAACCAACAATTAACTTCGGGTAGTTTTGATAATAATAATACAGAATACCTGGTAAATACAGGAAATTTTTTAACAAATGTTGAAGATGTAGAAAATTTAGTGGTAGGTGTACAACAAAATATGCCTGTTTATTTAAAACAAATTGCAACTATAACAGACGGACCTGAAATTCCAAAAGAATATGTGTCTTTTGGTTATGGAAAAGCAAATGAATTATCTGAAACTTATGCTTCAGAATATCCTGCAGTTACTATTTCTATTGGGAAAAGAAAAGGTGCTGATGCTATGAAAATTTCAGAAAAAATATTAGATAAAGTAGAGCATTTAAGACAAGATTTATTGCCAGATGATGTTCATATGACAGTTACACGTAATTATGGTGAAACTGCATCTCATAAAGTTTCTGAACTTTTAATGCATTTAATTGGTTCTATTTTAGCCGTTACAATTGTAGTAATGTTAGCAATGGGCTGGCGTGGTGGTTTGGTAGTGTTTCTATCAGTACCAATTACATTTGCTATGACATTGTTTAGCTATTATATGTTAGATTATACCCTAAATAGAATTACACTATTTGCATTGGTATTTGTAACAGGTATTGTGGTAGATGATTCCATTATTATAGCCGAAAATATGCACAGGCATTTTAAAATGAAGCGATTACCATTTAAACAAGCCGCATTATACGCTATTAATGAAGTTGGTAACCCAACAATTTTAGCAACATTTACCGTAATTGCATCTGTATTACCGATGGCATTTGTATCTGGTTTAATGGGGCCTTATATGAGCCCAATGCCTATTGGAGCATCAATAGCAATGATAATTTCTTTATTTGTAGCTTTAACAATAACACCTTATTTAGGATTTTATATTTTAAGAGAAAAAGATAAACAAGAAGAAAAGAAAGAGCAAGGCGTAGAAACTACTTTTATATTTAAATTATATAACAAGTTAGAAAAACCATTGCTAGAAAATAAAAAGAAACGTTGGTTATTTTTAGGACTAACATCGTTATTATTACTAGCTTCAATGGCTTTATTTTATACCAAGGGAGTTGCCGTAAAAATGCTGCCTTTTGATAATAAGAATGAATTTCAAGTGGTAGTAGATATGCCAGAAGGTACAACTTTAGAAAATACATCAGCAGTAACAAGAGAAATTGCTAATTATTTATCTCAAAGACCTGAAGTTGATAATTATCAAAGTTTTGTAGGTACTTCTGCACCAATTACATTTAACGGTTTGGTACGTCATTACGATTTACGTGGAGGTTCTAATATGGCCGATATTCAAGTAAATTTAATTGATAAAGAAGAACGCTCAGAACAAAGTCATGATGTAGCAAAAAAATTAAGAGCCGATATTCAAGAAATTGGAAAACGCTTTAATGCAAATGTGAAATTGGTTGAGGTTCCACCAGGACCACCAGTAATGTCTACAATTGTTGCTGAAGTTTATGGACCAGATTATAAAGAGCAGATTAATATTGCAAAACAGTTGAAAGGTATTGTTTCAACAACAAATGATATTGTTGATGTTGACGATATGATTGAAGCGGATCAAACAGAATTTAATTTTGTTATAGATAAAGAAAAAGCAATGTTAAATGGAGTTGCTCCTCAACAAATTGTAGCCACTTTAAAAATGGCGCTTTCAGAACAACCAATTTCAGCATTGTATAATGAAACAGCAAACGATCAAGTTGGTTTGGTATTAGCTTTAGATGAAAAAGAAAAGTCTTCAATAAACGATATAAAACAACTAAAAGTTATTTCGCAAATGGGAGTTGCAATTCCTGTTGGTGATTTAATAAAGGTTGAAGAAAAAGTAAGAGAGAAATCAATTTACCGTAAAAATCAGAAACGAGTAGTGTATGTAATTGCTGATATGGCTGGAAAATTAGAAAGTCCTGTATATGGAATCTTAAATATGAGTGATAGGTTAGATGAAATTGAAGTTCCTACCGGATATACTTTAAATGAAGAATTTAATCAACAACCAGTACATGAAGATAATTATACAGTAAAATGGGATGGAGAATGGCAAATTACATATGAAGTATTTAGAGATTTAGGAGCTGCTTTTGCTGTTGCAATATTTGTAATTTATCTACTAATTGTAGGTTGGTTCCAAAACTTTAAAGCGCCATTGGTAATGTTGGTAGCAATTCCGCTTTCTATGGTTGGTATTATAGTTGGCCACTGGCTAATGGGAGCGTTCTTTACTGCAACTTCTATGATTGGAATGATTGCTTTAGCAGGAATTATGGTGCGAAACTCAGTATTATTAATAGACTTTATAGAGCTGCGTTTACAAGACGGTATTCCGTTAAAACAAGCAGTAATTGAGGCAGGAGCTGTAAGAACAACACCAATATTATTAACAGCTGGAACCGTGGTAATAGGAGCATTTGTAATTTTATTTGATCCAATTTTCCAAGGATTAGCAATCTCATTAATGGGAGGTACAATTACAGCAACGGTTTTAACTTTATTAGTAGTGCCGTTAGTATATTATATGACAGAGAAACATAAATATCCAGAAAAATAA
- a CDS encoding TonB-dependent receptor, whose product MKIFLGILFVGLSFVAQAQHTISGTITDTNNQPLLGVEVFVEELHKGTSTDENGYFELNNLPNNTIKLTIVFLGYKTQIKTVELNIATTELTFILEESVFKMDEVIISTPFNKLQSENVMKVEKATIAQLQNKGMLTLSEGISSLPGVSTIATGTGIGKPVIRGLRGNRVLVYSQGLRLENQQFGDEHGLGVDASSIESLEVIKGPASLLYGSDALGGVLYFNPIKFAPINSFNISGGQTFYSNTAGSSTLFSAKQSYNKWKFLVNGSHNTHSDYKTANDERVTNTRFNETNFNTAIGYNSERISSIVRFLYNRSIIGIPEEIGVQSTSKEKMLPYQDLTTKMLSLNNTIFLNNSKISTVFGYTENLRNEFEEHDHDEHLEQDDHDNEAHVEEEDHESEEAALQLKLDTYSYDIKWHLPKFNSIETVIGVQGMHQKNKNFGEEILIPDATTNDVGVFVTAMYQISNSSFQGGFRFDTRNISTAYHEVLHEDEIHIFEAIDKTFDNISASIGYKTLLFNTVISRFNVASGFKAPNLAELTSNGVHHGSNRFELGNTKLKQEQNLQSDISFEYKTDHFELVANGFYNHINDYIFISPTGEVEDGNDVYSYTQENAKLYGGEFGLHLHPHPLDWLHLNSNFELVVGKQDNGDYLPLIPANKLTNTIRAEFNNTNTLQNGFASITLENTFKQTNISEFETKSNAYNLINVGVGGTVKFNKLYFDVNLNVNNVFNESYISHLSRLKSDGILNIGRNFITSIKFKF is encoded by the coding sequence ATGAAAATATTTTTAGGAATTCTATTTGTAGGATTATCTTTTGTTGCACAAGCACAACATACTATTTCTGGTACTATAACCGATACAAACAACCAACCACTCTTAGGAGTTGAAGTGTTTGTAGAAGAACTCCATAAAGGAACTTCAACAGATGAAAATGGTTATTTTGAATTAAATAATTTACCTAATAATACAATAAAATTAACCATCGTTTTTTTAGGTTATAAAACTCAAATTAAAACAGTTGAACTTAATATTGCAACAACAGAGTTAACATTTATTTTAGAAGAAAGTGTATTTAAAATGGATGAAGTAATTATTTCAACGCCATTTAATAAGTTACAAAGTGAAAATGTAATGAAAGTTGAAAAGGCTACCATTGCACAATTACAAAATAAAGGAATGTTGACTTTAAGTGAAGGAATTAGTTCTTTACCTGGTGTGTCTACAATAGCTACAGGAACCGGAATTGGAAAGCCTGTTATTAGAGGTTTACGAGGTAATAGAGTACTTGTTTATAGCCAGGGTTTACGATTAGAAAATCAGCAATTTGGAGACGAACATGGTTTGGGGGTTGATGCATCAAGTATTGAAAGTTTAGAGGTTATAAAAGGTCCAGCATCTTTATTATATGGGTCAGATGCTTTGGGTGGTGTTTTATATTTTAATCCTATAAAATTTGCACCAATAAACAGTTTTAATATTTCTGGAGGTCAAACTTTTTATTCAAATACAGCAGGAAGTAGTACTTTATTTAGTGCTAAACAATCGTATAATAAATGGAAGTTTTTAGTAAACGGATCGCATAATACTCATAGCGATTATAAAACTGCAAATGATGAACGTGTAACAAATACACGATTTAATGAAACCAATTTTAATACAGCAATTGGATATAATAGTGAGCGTATTTCTAGCATAGTTCGTTTTTTATACAACAGAAGTATTATTGGTATTCCTGAAGAAATTGGAGTACAGTCTACTTCAAAAGAAAAAATGCTTCCTTACCAAGATTTAACAACTAAAATGTTGAGTTTAAACAATACTATTTTCTTGAATAATTCAAAAATTTCAACAGTATTTGGTTATACCGAAAATTTACGAAATGAATTTGAAGAACACGACCATGATGAACATTTAGAACAAGATGACCACGATAACGAAGCTCATGTAGAAGAGGAAGATCACGAAAGTGAAGAAGCTGCTTTACAACTAAAATTAGATACTTATAGTTACGATATTAAATGGCATTTGCCAAAATTTAATTCAATTGAAACAGTTATTGGAGTGCAAGGAATGCATCAAAAAAATAAGAATTTTGGTGAAGAAATTTTAATTCCAGATGCTACAACTAATGATGTTGGTGTTTTTGTAACTGCAATGTATCAAATAAGTAATAGCAGTTTTCAAGGAGGATTTCGTTTTGATACTAGAAATATTTCAACAGCTTACCATGAAGTTTTGCATGAAGATGAAATCCATATTTTTGAAGCTATTGATAAAACATTTGATAATATTTCGGCTTCAATAGGGTATAAAACACTTTTATTTAATACAGTAATTAGTAGATTTAACGTTGCTTCAGGTTTTAAAGCTCCAAATTTGGCCGAATTAACTTCAAATGGAGTTCACCATGGTTCTAATAGATTTGAACTTGGGAATACTAAGTTAAAACAAGAACAAAACCTTCAATCGGATATTTCTTTTGAATATAAAACAGATCATTTTGAATTGGTTGCAAATGGTTTTTACAATCATATTAACGATTATATTTTTATTTCTCCAACAGGTGAGGTAGAAGATGGTAACGATGTTTATAGTTATACGCAAGAAAATGCAAAATTATATGGAGGAGAATTTGGATTGCATTTACATCCACATCCTTTAGATTGGTTGCATTTAAATAGTAATTTTGAATTGGTTGTTGGAAAACAAGATAATGGAGATTACTTACCGTTAATACCAGCCAATAAACTTACAAATACTATAAGAGCAGAGTTTAATAATACAAATACATTACAAAATGGATTTGCATCTATTACTCTTGAAAATACTTTTAAACAAACTAATATAAGTGAATTTGAGACCAAGAGTAATGCTTATAACCTGATAAATGTTGGTGTTGGAGGCACTGTTAAATTTAATAAACTATATTTTGATGTTAACTTAAATGTAAATAATGTTTTTAATGAATCGTATATTTCTCATTTATCTCGTTTAAAATCAGATGGCATTCTAAACATTGGAAGAAATTTTATTACAAGTATAAAATTTAAATTTTAG